A single region of the Corallococcus silvisoli genome encodes:
- the treZ gene encoding malto-oligosyltrehalose trehalohydrolase, with the protein MAQSTEARSLAPRLGAWVEAGPSVRWRVWAPGHERVDVVLYDANDRALSTLPLKPEPDGCFGGTLVRQGEGVRYKLRVDGGDPFPDPWSRSQPLGVHGPSEVVVADHGWTDSRWKGPDPRALVIYEVHVGTATPEGTFEALIPRLAHLRELGVNTLELLPVASFPGTRNWGYDGVDLFAPQATYGGPGGLRRLIDAAHAHGLAVLIDAVYNHFGPDGNYLRAYSPHYFTGQHHTPWGDAVNYDSEGSRFVRSLVLSNVEMWIRDYHADGLRLDAAHALVDDGQPHLLTEIVERAHAAGKGRRVVVIAEDERNERKLLTPASEGGYGLDGVWADDLHHQLRRAFAGDHEGYYQDYTGGTEDLATTLRQGWFYTGQRSKNLGHARGTPSEGLAPWHFVHCIQNHDQVGNRPFGDRLSQDVSPAAYRAMSTLLLLSPFTPLLFMGQEWNARTPFLYFTDHHAELGRLVTEGRRKEFAGFSRFKGEEVPDPQARDTFTRSRLDWGELEAPEHVGVHTLYKELLRLRATEPVLTSRKGTHDARSLGPDAFVLERRAEGDALLVFVNLRGSLVHTLPPRASAGIVMWSEAPRFGGSVEASPLTGSMVRLVGPSAAVVKLRE; encoded by the coding sequence ATGGCTCAATCGACGGAAGCACGGTCCCTCGCGCCCCGGCTGGGTGCCTGGGTGGAAGCAGGTCCCTCGGTGCGCTGGCGCGTCTGGGCGCCCGGTCACGAGCGCGTGGACGTGGTGCTGTACGACGCGAACGACCGCGCCCTCTCCACGCTGCCCTTGAAGCCCGAACCCGATGGCTGCTTCGGCGGCACGCTGGTCCGGCAAGGCGAAGGCGTGCGCTACAAGCTCCGCGTGGACGGGGGCGACCCCTTCCCCGACCCCTGGTCCCGCTCGCAGCCCCTGGGCGTGCACGGCCCGTCGGAGGTCGTCGTCGCGGACCATGGCTGGACGGACTCGCGCTGGAAGGGGCCGGATCCGCGCGCCCTGGTCATCTACGAAGTGCACGTGGGCACCGCCACGCCCGAGGGCACCTTCGAGGCGCTCATCCCCCGGCTCGCCCACCTGCGCGAGCTGGGCGTCAACACGCTGGAGCTGCTCCCCGTGGCCAGCTTCCCCGGCACCCGCAACTGGGGCTACGACGGCGTGGACCTCTTCGCGCCGCAGGCCACCTACGGCGGGCCCGGCGGCCTGCGCAGGCTCATCGACGCCGCGCACGCGCACGGGCTCGCGGTGCTCATCGACGCCGTCTACAACCACTTCGGACCGGACGGGAACTACCTGCGCGCGTACTCGCCCCACTACTTCACCGGCCAGCACCACACGCCGTGGGGCGACGCGGTCAACTACGACAGCGAGGGCAGCCGCTTCGTGCGCTCGCTCGTGCTCTCCAACGTGGAGATGTGGATCCGCGACTACCACGCGGATGGCCTGCGCCTGGACGCCGCGCACGCCCTGGTGGATGACGGCCAGCCCCACCTGCTCACGGAGATCGTCGAGCGCGCCCACGCCGCGGGAAAGGGCCGCCGCGTCGTCGTCATCGCGGAGGATGAGCGCAACGAACGCAAGCTCCTCACCCCCGCGTCCGAAGGCGGCTACGGCCTGGATGGCGTCTGGGCGGATGACCTGCACCACCAGCTGCGCCGCGCCTTCGCGGGCGACCACGAGGGCTACTACCAGGACTACACCGGCGGCACGGAGGACCTCGCCACCACGCTGCGGCAGGGCTGGTTCTACACGGGCCAGAGGTCGAAGAACCTGGGCCACGCGCGCGGCACGCCGTCCGAGGGGCTGGCGCCGTGGCACTTCGTCCACTGCATCCAGAATCATGATCAGGTGGGCAACCGGCCCTTCGGCGACCGCCTGTCGCAGGACGTGTCCCCGGCCGCCTACCGCGCCATGAGCACGCTGCTGCTCCTGTCTCCCTTCACGCCGCTGCTGTTCATGGGCCAGGAGTGGAACGCGCGCACGCCGTTCCTCTACTTCACCGACCATCACGCGGAGCTGGGCCGGCTCGTCACGGAAGGGCGCCGCAAGGAGTTCGCCGGCTTCTCCCGCTTCAAGGGCGAGGAGGTCCCCGACCCGCAGGCCCGCGACACCTTCACCCGCTCCAGGCTGGACTGGGGGGAGCTGGAGGCCCCCGAACACGTGGGCGTGCACACGCTCTACAAGGAGCTGCTGCGCCTGCGCGCCACGGAGCCCGTGCTCACCAGCCGCAAGGGCACCCACGACGCCCGCTCGCTGGGCCCGGACGCGTTCGTGCTGGAGCGGCGCGCGGAAGGGGACGCGCTGCTCGTCTTCGTGAACCTCCGGGGCTCGCTCGTGCACACCCTGCCGCCGCGCGCGAGCGCCGGCATCGTGATGTGGAGCGAGGCGCCGCGCTTCGGCGGCTCCGTGGAGGCGTCGCCGCTCACCGGCAGCATGGTGCGCCTGGTCGGTCCCTCCGCGGCGGTGGTGAAGCTGCGCGAGTAG
- a CDS encoding discoidin domain-containing protein encodes MSQSHTSNPSRGGWKRHVTTTSALMLLVSAGPALAASGFTAVTASGDDGNKPSATIDGNLTTRWSSDGVGQWLRGDLGSVKSLSAVDIAWHRGNERTNTFVLATSTDGSTWSTAVSAKSSGTTANFERYSFSARDARYVRVTVNGNSLNTWASIAEWAAIFTDATPPAGTDRFGVTMLYPSKPGGEAWTLADNALADGRFDAQNPITRNSDGSWKMKDSQVRMSVFTSTGYDERKIPTYDRDVLASRGYMQAANDWKNIEMTGFVKLNSVSDTSDNFDWYARGGKHNDDHSGCEGSSYKAGLHYDGRARWQKETWHVSYEQVPYKPATSALKGRWVGFKSVMRNITVNGQIAVKLEMYVNENADKVTWKKVYDYTDAGRWGGDAQHCGGAVGGMPITWGGPIAVFRWDSAKDVDFKWLSVREIQP; translated from the coding sequence TTGTCCCAATCCCATACGTCGAACCCGTCCCGGGGGGGATGGAAGCGCCATGTCACCACCACGAGCGCGCTCATGCTGCTCGTGTCCGCGGGGCCCGCGCTCGCCGCGTCTGGTTTCACCGCCGTCACCGCCAGTGGCGATGACGGCAACAAGCCGTCAGCCACCATCGACGGCAACCTCACCACGCGCTGGTCCAGCGACGGCGTGGGGCAGTGGCTCCGGGGCGACCTGGGCAGCGTGAAGTCGCTGTCCGCCGTGGACATCGCCTGGCACCGGGGCAACGAGCGCACCAACACGTTCGTGCTCGCCACGTCCACGGATGGCAGCACCTGGTCCACCGCCGTCTCCGCGAAGTCGTCCGGCACCACCGCCAACTTCGAGCGCTACAGCTTCAGCGCGCGCGACGCCCGCTACGTGCGCGTGACGGTCAACGGCAACTCCCTCAACACCTGGGCCAGCATCGCGGAGTGGGCCGCCATCTTCACGGACGCCACGCCGCCCGCGGGCACGGACCGCTTCGGCGTCACCATGCTCTACCCCTCCAAGCCCGGAGGCGAGGCGTGGACGCTCGCGGACAACGCCCTGGCGGACGGGCGCTTCGACGCGCAGAACCCCATCACCCGCAACAGCGACGGCTCCTGGAAGATGAAGGACTCGCAGGTGCGGATGAGCGTCTTCACGTCCACCGGCTACGACGAGCGGAAGATCCCCACCTACGACCGGGACGTGCTCGCCAGCCGCGGCTACATGCAGGCCGCGAACGACTGGAAGAACATCGAGATGACCGGCTTCGTGAAGCTGAACAGCGTGTCGGACACGTCGGACAACTTCGACTGGTACGCCCGGGGCGGCAAGCACAACGACGACCACTCCGGTTGTGAAGGCAGCAGCTACAAGGCAGGTCTCCACTACGACGGCCGCGCGCGCTGGCAGAAGGAGACGTGGCACGTCTCCTATGAGCAGGTGCCCTACAAGCCCGCCACCTCCGCGCTCAAGGGCCGCTGGGTGGGCTTCAAGTCCGTGATGCGCAACATCACCGTCAACGGGCAGATCGCCGTGAAGCTGGAGATGTACGTCAACGAGAACGCCGACAAGGTGACGTGGAAGAAGGTCTACGACTACACGGACGCGGGCCGGTGGGGCGGCGACGCCCAGCACTGCGGCGGCGCCGTGGGCGGCATGCCCATCACCTGGGGCGGCCCCATCGCCGTGTTCCGCTGGGACAGCGCGAAGGACGTGGACTTCAAGTGGCTGAGTGTTCGCGAAATCCAGCCCTGA
- a CDS encoding M20 family metallopeptidase has product MNVDQALASSERIWEQEILPALERYIRIPNKSPAFDPDWVKSGHMEQAVQLISDWCRAQAAHLPGLTVEVVRLKTADGKDRTPVIYMEVPGTRGDDTVLLYGHLDKQPEMTGWREDLTPWTPVREGDKLFGRGGADDGYSAFASLSALRLLKEQGVPHARCAIIIEACEESGSYDLPAYIEALAPRIGKPSLVVCLDSGCANYDQLWMTTSLRGMVAGNLRVDILTEGVHSGDATGVVASSMRIMRQLLSRVEDEQTGHIKVAALHTEIPEGRRAQAKAAAQTLGDELYTKFPWVEGARPVTVDGEELVLNRTWRPALALTGVEGVPGLASAGNVLRPFTTWKLSMRIPPRVDPKAASKALKETLEKDPPYGAKVSFDGDKASVGWDAPPLAGWLSNAVESASKACFGNPAMAMGEGGTIPFMGMLGERFPEAQFLITGLLGPGSNAHGPNEFLHIPTGKKLTASVASVIADHFKR; this is encoded by the coding sequence ATGAACGTCGACCAAGCCCTCGCCTCGTCCGAGCGCATCTGGGAGCAGGAGATCCTCCCGGCGCTGGAGCGCTACATCCGCATCCCCAACAAGTCGCCCGCCTTCGACCCGGACTGGGTGAAGTCCGGCCACATGGAGCAGGCCGTGCAGCTCATCTCGGACTGGTGCCGCGCGCAGGCCGCGCACCTGCCGGGGCTGACGGTGGAGGTGGTGCGGCTGAAGACGGCGGACGGCAAGGACCGCACGCCGGTCATCTACATGGAGGTGCCGGGCACGCGCGGCGACGACACGGTGCTGCTGTACGGGCACCTGGACAAGCAGCCGGAGATGACCGGCTGGCGCGAGGACCTGACGCCGTGGACGCCGGTGCGCGAGGGCGACAAGCTCTTCGGGCGCGGCGGCGCGGACGACGGCTATTCGGCGTTCGCGTCGCTGTCCGCGCTGCGGCTGCTCAAGGAGCAGGGCGTGCCGCACGCCCGCTGCGCCATCATCATCGAGGCGTGCGAGGAGAGCGGCAGCTACGACCTGCCCGCGTACATCGAGGCGCTGGCGCCGCGCATCGGCAAGCCGTCGCTGGTGGTGTGCCTGGACTCGGGCTGCGCGAACTATGACCAGCTCTGGATGACCACCAGCCTGCGCGGGATGGTGGCCGGCAACCTGCGCGTGGACATCCTCACGGAGGGTGTGCACTCCGGTGACGCGACGGGCGTGGTGGCGTCGTCCATGCGCATCATGCGGCAGCTGCTGTCGCGCGTGGAGGACGAGCAGACGGGCCACATCAAGGTGGCCGCGCTGCACACGGAGATTCCGGAGGGCCGGCGCGCGCAGGCGAAGGCCGCGGCCCAGACGCTGGGCGACGAGCTCTACACGAAGTTCCCCTGGGTGGAGGGCGCGCGCCCGGTGACGGTGGACGGCGAGGAGCTGGTGCTCAACCGCACCTGGCGTCCGGCGCTGGCGCTGACGGGCGTGGAGGGCGTGCCGGGGCTGGCGAGCGCGGGCAACGTGCTGCGGCCCTTCACCACGTGGAAGCTGTCCATGCGCATCCCGCCGCGCGTGGACCCCAAGGCGGCCTCGAAGGCGCTGAAGGAGACGCTGGAGAAGGACCCGCCGTACGGCGCGAAGGTGTCCTTCGACGGGGACAAGGCGTCGGTGGGCTGGGACGCGCCGCCGCTCGCGGGCTGGCTGTCGAACGCGGTGGAGTCCGCGTCCAAGGCGTGCTTCGGCAACCCCGCGATGGCCATGGGCGAGGGCGGCACCATCCCGTTCATGGGCATGCTGGGCGAGCGCTTCCCGGAGGCGCAGTTCCTCATCACGGGGCTGCTCGGGCCGGGCAGCAACGCGCACGGGCCCAACGAGTTCCTGCACATCCCCACGGGCAAGAAGCTCACCGCCAGCGTGGCGAGCGTCATCGCGGATCACTTCAAGCGGTAG
- a CDS encoding VOC family protein, with protein MPSKPRRTAHVRSQPLIAVRDVAASSRWYQALLGCESGHGGDEYEMLVNNGELVLQLHAWDLDEHANLMGADAAPHGHGVLLWFETTDFDASVEAAQALKVDWVEEPHVNPNSRRWELWVRDPDGYVVVVSAESRARRS; from the coding sequence ATGCCCAGCAAGCCCCGCAGGACAGCCCACGTCCGGTCTCAGCCCCTCATCGCGGTGCGCGACGTCGCCGCGAGCAGCCGGTGGTATCAGGCGCTGCTCGGCTGCGAGAGCGGCCACGGCGGGGATGAGTACGAGATGCTGGTGAACAACGGCGAGCTCGTGCTCCAGCTCCACGCGTGGGACCTGGACGAGCACGCGAACCTGATGGGGGCGGACGCGGCCCCGCACGGGCACGGCGTCCTGCTCTGGTTCGAGACCACGGACTTCGACGCGTCCGTCGAGGCGGCCCAGGCGCTGAAGGTGGACTGGGTCGAGGAGCCGCACGTGAACCCGAACTCGCGGCGCTGGGAGCTCTGGGTGCGCGACCCGGACGGCTACGTCGTCGTCGTGTCAGCCGAGTCCCGCGCGCGGCGCTCCTGA
- a CDS encoding serine/threonine protein kinase, whose amino-acid sequence MAVGFGKYELLRKIASGGMGQVFLAREHGTGFERLVVLKLILPHLAEDEEFLDMFLEEARLVARLSHPNLITILDLTEIEGRHCLAMEYVQGEDVRRLERFARKQERPLPVGLVVRIIADAAAGLSYAHGARDGHGQPLKLVHRDVSPQNVLVGFDGGVKVIDFGVAKAATSGQQTATGVLKGKYPYMSPEQANGLAVDGRSDQFALGVVMWELLTGKRLFKGDTDLMTLRLVRDCQVPPPSQLNPKLPPGLDEVVLKALAPSPDARYPDCAAFRLALEDWALNLRLPSSSAHLAAYLRELYAERIATESDPAKLDQLAEDADLDSQSNSSRGGVPTSGARGNVASRASKLVGPPSRPPTRVEPEKTRNTAALVQEAPKRRSWIPYVVGGVALVTGGAAVVLLRGASGATVPQTPAVVATRPADETRTAPPETAPEPVAPQPVQLLVKSDPPGATVQVGGEERGTTPVSLPLIPGEPSVAVTVALNGYEPVTRQVSAADAPTLAVELQRRVTRPTPPPRKPPSTSSLGIKTGR is encoded by the coding sequence ATGGCGGTGGGCTTCGGGAAATACGAGCTGTTGCGAAAAATCGCGTCGGGCGGGATGGGACAGGTGTTCCTCGCGCGCGAGCATGGAACGGGCTTCGAGCGGCTGGTCGTCCTCAAGCTCATCTTGCCGCACCTCGCCGAGGACGAAGAGTTCCTGGACATGTTCCTGGAAGAGGCGCGGCTGGTGGCGCGCCTGTCCCACCCGAACCTCATCACCATCCTGGACCTGACGGAGATTGAAGGCCGGCACTGCCTGGCGATGGAGTACGTGCAGGGCGAGGACGTGCGGCGGCTGGAGCGCTTCGCGCGCAAGCAGGAGCGCCCGCTGCCGGTGGGGCTGGTGGTGCGCATCATCGCGGACGCGGCGGCGGGGTTGTCCTACGCGCACGGCGCGCGGGACGGTCACGGTCAGCCGCTGAAGCTGGTGCACCGGGACGTGTCGCCGCAGAACGTGCTCGTCGGGTTCGACGGGGGCGTGAAGGTCATCGACTTTGGCGTGGCGAAGGCGGCCACCAGCGGACAGCAGACGGCGACGGGCGTGCTCAAGGGCAAGTACCCGTACATGTCCCCGGAGCAGGCCAACGGGCTCGCGGTGGACGGCCGCAGCGACCAGTTCGCGCTGGGCGTGGTGATGTGGGAGCTCTTGACGGGCAAGCGGCTCTTCAAGGGTGACACGGACCTGATGACGCTGCGGCTGGTGCGCGACTGCCAGGTGCCGCCGCCGTCACAGCTCAACCCCAAGCTGCCGCCGGGCCTGGACGAGGTGGTGCTCAAGGCGCTCGCGCCCTCGCCGGACGCCCGCTATCCGGACTGCGCCGCGTTCCGGCTGGCGCTGGAGGACTGGGCGCTCAACCTGAGGCTGCCGTCGAGCAGCGCGCACCTGGCCGCGTACCTGCGGGAGCTGTACGCGGAGCGCATCGCCACGGAGTCCGACCCGGCGAAGCTGGACCAACTGGCGGAGGACGCGGACCTGGATTCGCAGTCCAACTCGTCGCGCGGCGGCGTGCCCACGTCGGGTGCGCGGGGGAACGTGGCCTCGCGGGCGTCGAAGCTGGTGGGCCCGCCGTCCCGTCCGCCCACGCGCGTGGAGCCGGAGAAGACGCGGAACACCGCGGCCCTGGTGCAGGAGGCGCCGAAGCGGCGCTCCTGGATCCCCTACGTGGTGGGCGGCGTGGCGCTGGTGACGGGTGGCGCGGCGGTGGTGCTGCTGCGCGGCGCCAGCGGGGCGACGGTTCCCCAGACGCCGGCCGTGGTGGCCACGCGCCCCGCGGACGAGACACGGACCGCGCCGCCGGAGACGGCCCCGGAGCCCGTCGCGCCCCAGCCGGTGCAGCTGCTGGTGAAGAGCGACCCTCCTGGCGCCACGGTGCAGGTGGGCGGCGAGGAGCGCGGCACGACGCCTGTCTCCCTGCCGCTGATTCCCGGGGAGCCGTCGGTGGCGGTGACGGTCGCGCTCAATGGCTACGAGCCGGTGACGCGGCAGGTGTCCGCGGCGGACGCGCCCACGCTGGCGGTGGAGCTCCAACGCCGGGTGACGCGGCCCACGCCGCCGCCGAGGAAACCTCCCTCGACATCGTCGCTGGGCATCAAGACGGGGCGTTGA
- a CDS encoding ABC transporter permease yields the protein MNVLGMQTLFAKEVRRFMRVPGQTVLSPLISTTLYFIVFGYSISGRVHEVEGHPYLHFIVPGLVFLGIANNAFLNSSSSLFITKIQGTVVDLLVAPLGPGELMVGFIGGAMVRGLVVGLLTWGVAAAFSGFSLEHPLATLYFLVLSSYVFSVLGMLAAVWAEKFEQINFFPTFVMLPLTFLGGVFYSVRELPSPWNHVSLFNPMVYMVEGLRYGMLGSSLFSPLVGGAILALTAAVATAITYGVLRSGYKMKA from the coding sequence ATGAACGTCCTCGGGATGCAGACGCTGTTCGCGAAGGAGGTCCGGCGCTTCATGCGCGTGCCGGGCCAGACCGTCCTATCGCCCCTCATCAGCACCACGCTGTACTTCATCGTCTTCGGCTATTCGATTTCCGGTCGCGTGCACGAGGTGGAGGGCCACCCGTACCTGCACTTCATCGTGCCCGGCCTGGTGTTCCTGGGCATCGCCAACAACGCGTTCCTCAACAGCAGCTCCTCGCTGTTCATCACCAAGATTCAAGGCACGGTGGTGGACCTGCTGGTGGCGCCGCTGGGGCCCGGCGAGCTGATGGTGGGCTTCATCGGCGGCGCGATGGTGCGCGGCCTGGTGGTGGGCCTGCTCACCTGGGGGGTGGCCGCCGCCTTCTCCGGCTTCAGCCTGGAGCACCCGCTGGCGACGCTCTACTTCCTCGTGCTCTCCAGCTACGTGTTCAGCGTGCTGGGCATGCTCGCCGCCGTCTGGGCGGAGAAGTTCGAGCAGATCAACTTCTTCCCCACCTTCGTCATGCTGCCCCTCACGTTCCTGGGCGGCGTCTTCTACTCGGTGCGCGAGCTGCCCTCCCCCTGGAACCACGTCAGCCTCTTCAACCCCATGGTCTACATGGTGGAGGGCCTGCGCTACGGCATGCTGGGCAGCAGCCTGTTCTCGCCCCTCGTCGGAGGCGCCATCCTCGCGCTCACCGCCGCCGTCGCCACCGCCATCACCTACGGGGTGCTGCGCTCCGGCTACAAGATGAAGGCCTAG
- a CDS encoding ABC transporter ATP-binding protein, translating to MSEPTPPALELQGLSKRYGNFTALHSVDLTIRPGEIFALLGPNGAGKTTLIGSVCGLVRKSAGTMKVFGKDLDQDPNGPRYQVGLVPQEINFDPFFTVGESLRIQQGYYGQPRDDARIDEVLTALNLQAKKDSLTRALSGGMKRRLLIAKALVHKPKLVFLDEPTAGVDVELRRDLWTYVKKIASEGTTIVLTTHYLEEAEELADRVGIINEGRLLMVEDKAALLRRFGEKRLVVTFSEAQAAMPAAGQRFAASLSAEGRTLTYVERDNCAPSGELLRSLYADGLPISEVETRRSRLEDVLIEILRGRPSQAA from the coding sequence ATGTCCGAGCCTACGCCCCCCGCCCTGGAGCTGCAGGGCCTCTCCAAGCGCTACGGAAACTTCACCGCCCTCCACTCCGTGGACCTCACCATCCGCCCCGGAGAAATCTTCGCCCTCCTGGGCCCCAACGGGGCCGGCAAGACGACCCTCATCGGCAGCGTGTGCGGGCTCGTGCGGAAGTCCGCTGGCACCATGAAGGTCTTCGGCAAGGACCTGGACCAGGACCCCAACGGCCCCCGCTACCAGGTGGGCCTGGTCCCCCAGGAGATCAACTTCGATCCGTTCTTCACCGTCGGGGAGTCCCTGCGCATCCAGCAGGGCTACTACGGCCAGCCCCGCGACGACGCGCGCATCGACGAGGTCCTCACCGCCCTCAACCTCCAGGCCAAGAAGGACTCGCTCACGCGCGCCCTGTCCGGCGGCATGAAGCGCCGGCTGCTCATCGCCAAGGCGCTCGTCCACAAGCCGAAGCTCGTCTTCCTGGATGAGCCCACCGCGGGCGTGGACGTGGAGCTGCGGCGCGACCTCTGGACGTACGTGAAGAAGATCGCCAGCGAGGGCACCACCATCGTCCTCACCACCCACTACCTGGAGGAAGCGGAGGAGCTGGCGGACCGCGTGGGCATCATCAACGAGGGCCGCCTCCTGATGGTGGAGGACAAGGCCGCCCTCTTGCGCCGCTTCGGGGAGAAGCGCCTGGTCGTCACCTTCTCCGAGGCGCAGGCCGCCATGCCCGCCGCTGGCCAGCGCTTCGCCGCGAGCCTGTCCGCCGAGGGCCGCACGCTCACCTACGTGGAGCGCGACAACTGCGCCCCCTCCGGCGAGCTGCTCCGTTCGCTCTACGCCGACGGGCTGCCCATCTCCGAGGTGGAGACGCGGCGCTCGCGCCTGGAAGACGTGCTCATCGAAATCCTCCGCGGCCGCCCCTCGCAGGCCGCCTGA
- the ettA gene encoding energy-dependent translational throttle protein EttA — MAQNFIFTMQDLRKVKNGKDILKGIYLSFFPGAKIGVIGPNGSGKSTLLRIMAGVDTEFFGTAKPDPTVKVGYLAQEPQLDTTLDVKGNVELGLKQIRQALDRFNEVSAKFAEPMSDAEMEKLLAEQAKLQDTIDATNGWELDRTLEMAMDALRLPPGDADVTKLSGGEKRRVALCRILLEKPDLLLLDEPTNHLDAESVAWLEQALKAYTGTIVCITHDRYFLDNVAEWILELDRGEGVPWKGNYSSWLDQKQKRLELEEKSESHRQKTLKRELEWVRASPKARQAKSKARISAYEDLLNQSQEKREPTGEVLIPPGPKLGGLVVEAKGLRKAYGERLLIDELNFKLPPGGIVGVIGPNGAGKTTLFRMMTGAEKPDAGELRIGETVVMAYVDQSRDALNGDQTVFQEVSGGLDHLDLGKAGQVPSRAYLAGFAFKGQDQQKRVKDLSGGERNRVHLAKMLKSGGNLLLLDEPTNDLDVETLRSLEDALLNFAGCAVVISHDRWFLDRIATHILAFEGDSKAFFFEGNFEDYEADKKKRLGPDALEPHRIRYRPLQKN; from the coding sequence ATGGCCCAGAATTTCATCTTCACGATGCAGGACCTGCGCAAGGTCAAGAACGGCAAGGACATCCTCAAGGGGATCTACCTGTCGTTCTTCCCGGGCGCGAAGATTGGCGTGATTGGCCCCAACGGCTCCGGCAAGTCCACGCTGCTGCGCATCATGGCGGGGGTGGACACGGAGTTCTTCGGCACCGCGAAGCCGGACCCCACGGTGAAGGTGGGCTACCTGGCGCAGGAGCCCCAGCTGGACACGACCCTGGACGTGAAGGGGAACGTGGAGCTGGGCCTGAAGCAGATCCGCCAGGCGTTGGACCGCTTCAATGAAGTGAGCGCGAAGTTCGCGGAGCCCATGAGCGACGCGGAGATGGAGAAGCTGCTCGCCGAGCAGGCGAAGCTGCAGGACACCATCGACGCGACGAACGGCTGGGAGCTGGACCGCACGCTGGAGATGGCGATGGACGCCCTGCGTCTGCCTCCGGGTGACGCGGACGTGACGAAGCTGTCCGGCGGTGAGAAGCGCCGCGTGGCGCTCTGCCGCATCCTGCTGGAGAAGCCGGACCTGCTCCTCCTGGACGAGCCCACCAACCACCTGGACGCGGAGAGCGTCGCGTGGCTGGAGCAGGCGCTGAAGGCCTATACGGGGACCATCGTGTGCATCACGCACGACCGGTACTTCCTGGACAACGTGGCCGAGTGGATCCTGGAGCTGGACCGCGGCGAGGGGGTGCCCTGGAAGGGGAACTACTCCAGCTGGCTGGACCAGAAGCAGAAGCGGCTGGAGCTGGAGGAGAAGTCGGAGAGCCACCGCCAGAAGACGCTCAAGCGCGAGCTGGAGTGGGTGCGGGCGTCTCCGAAGGCGCGTCAGGCGAAGAGCAAGGCGCGCATCTCCGCGTACGAGGATCTGCTCAACCAGTCGCAGGAGAAGCGCGAGCCCACGGGCGAGGTGCTGATCCCGCCGGGTCCGAAGCTGGGCGGGCTGGTGGTGGAGGCGAAGGGGCTGCGCAAGGCGTATGGGGAGCGGCTGCTCATCGACGAGCTGAACTTCAAGCTGCCGCCGGGCGGCATCGTGGGAGTGATTGGTCCGAACGGCGCGGGCAAGACGACGCTGTTCCGGATGATGACGGGCGCGGAGAAGCCGGACGCGGGCGAGCTGCGGATCGGCGAGACGGTGGTGATGGCCTACGTGGACCAGAGCCGCGACGCGCTGAACGGCGACCAGACGGTGTTCCAGGAGGTGAGCGGCGGCCTGGACCACCTGGACCTGGGCAAGGCGGGGCAGGTGCCCAGCCGCGCGTACCTGGCGGGGTTCGCGTTCAAGGGGCAGGACCAGCAGAAGCGGGTGAAGGACCTGTCGGGCGGCGAGCGCAACCGGGTGCACCTGGCGAAGATGCTCAAGAGCGGCGGCAACCTGCTGCTGTTGGACGAGCCCACGAACGACCTGGACGTGGAGACGCTGCGCAGCCTGGAGGACGCGCTGCTCAACTTCGCGGGCTGCGCGGTGGTCATCAGCCACGACCGCTGGTTCCTGGACCGCATCGCCACGCACATCCTCGCGTTCGAGGGCGACAGCAAGGCGTTCTTCTTCGAGGGCAACTTCGAGGACTACGAGGCGGACAAGAAGAAGCGCCTGGGCCCGGACGCGCTGGAGCCGCACCGCATCCGCTACCGCCCGCTGCAGAAGAACTGA